In one Alnus glutinosa chromosome 12, dhAlnGlut1.1, whole genome shotgun sequence genomic region, the following are encoded:
- the LOC133851636 gene encoding fumarate hydratase 1, mitochondrial has protein sequence MAMYIASRRFSGGSAVGALRYAACTFWRPYSTSFREEKDTFGPILVPSDKLWGAQTQRSLQNFDIGGERERMPEPIIRAFGVLKKCAAKVNMEYGLDPAIGKAIMQAAQEVAEGKLNDHFPLVVWQTGSGTQSNMNANEVIANRAAEILGHKRGDKFVHPNDHVNRSQSSNDTFPTVMHIAAATEINSRVIPKLKQLHTSLNSKSIEFKDIVKIGRTHTQDATPLTLGQEFSGYSTQVKYGIDRVLCTLPRMYQLAQGGTAVGTGLNTKKGFDVKIAAAVAEETNLPFITAENKFEALAAHDAFVESSGALNTIAASLMKIANDIRFLGSGPRCGLGELILPENEPGSSIMPGKVNPTQCEALTMVCAQVMGNHVAITVGGSNGHFELNVFKPMIASALLHSLRLLGDASASFEKNCVRGIQANRERISKLLHESLMLVTSLNPKIGYDNAAAVAKKAHKEGSTLKEAALKLGVLTHVEFDTLVVPEKMLGPSD, from the exons ATGGCGATGTATATTGCGTCGCGGCGATTCTCAGGTGGATCAGCGGTAGGAGCGTTGCGTTATGCTGCTTGTACTTTCTGGAGACCCTATTCGACGTCGTTCAGAGAGGAGAAAGACACTTTCGGTCCAATCCTCGTCCCCTCCGACAA GTTGTGGGGGGCACAGACGCAGAGATCGTTGCAGAACTTTGACATTGGAGGCGAGCGTGAACGAATGCCCGAACCAATCATTCGTGCCTTTGGCGTCCTTAAGAAATGCGCTGCCAAA GTGAACATGGAGTATGGTCTTGACCCGGCCATTGGGAAAGCGATAATGCAAGCTGCCCAAGAAGTAGCGGAGGGAAAACTAAACGATCATTTTCCACTTGTTGTATGGCAAACTGGCAGTGGCACTCAAAGTAACATGAATGCCAATGAG GTCATTGCAAATAGAGCAGCTGAGATCCTTGGCCATAAGCGTGGTGACAAGTTTGTGCACCCTAATGATCACGTGAACAGATCACAATCTTCTAATGACACCTTCCCTACT GTAATGCATATTGCAGCTGCAACGGAAATAAATTCAAGAGTAATACCAAAATTGAAACAGTTGCATACTTCACTAAATTCAAAG TCCATTGAATTCAAAGATATTGTAAAAATTGGACGCACTCACACTCAAGATGCCACACCTTTGACTCTTGGGCAAGAGTTTAGTGGCTATTCTACACAA GTGAAGTATGGAATTGACCGGGTGTTGTGCACTCTACCCCGAATGTATCAG CTTGCACAGGGTGGTACTGCTGTGGGGACTGGATTAAACACAAAGAAAGG GTTTGATGTAAAGATAGCTGCAGCAGTAGCTGAAGAAACAAACTTACCATTCATCACTGCAGAAAACAAATTTGAAGCTTTG GCTGCACATGATGCTTTTGTTGAAAGCAGTGGAGCCCTTAACACAATTGCTGCTTCTCTGATGAAGATTGCAAATGACATACGTTTCTTAGGAAG CGGTCCACGTTGTGGCCTTGGTGAACTCATTCTACCTGAAAACGAGCCAGGCAGCAGTATTATGCCT GGAAAGGTCAATCCTACTCAGTGTGAAGCTCTCACTATGGTTTGTGCTCAG GTTATGGGAAACCATGTGGCCATTACAGTTGGTGGATCGAATGGTCACTTTGAACTTAACGTGTTCAAGCCAATGATTGCAAGTGCTCTTCTACAT TCCCTGAGATTGCTTGGGGATGCATCGGCCTCCTTTGAGAAGAACTGCGTGAGAGGAATTCAAGCTAATAGggaaagaatttcaaaattGCTGCATGAG TCACTAATGCTTGTCACATCCTTGAACCCT AAAATTGGTTACGACAATGCTGCTGCGGTTGCCAAGAAAGCGCACAAGGAGGGAAGTACTCTGAAG GAAGCTGCATTGAAACTGGGAGTGCTAACCCACGTAGAATTTGATACTCTTGTGGTGCCTGAGAAAATGCTTGGCCCCTCTGACTGA
- the LOC133851637 gene encoding protein EXORDIUM-like 2, with protein sequence MAIMLRKSLLFPLVFALALAPPSHGVNTSSLAPTSNAIQYHGGPLLTTPKTINIYLIWYGASSGKDRASITDFFASLSRSNGVAPHQEPTAATWWKSLQTYTDKAGNSIPCIVRLVKQIGDIYSLGKNIKRAQIANYVKNKIETRALPLDSNGIYLVLTARDVTVERFCMGSCGFHSSVTVSTRSRVVYAHVGNPSVQCPGLCAWPFSLPAYGPPGPALVAPNGVGADGVVINIATVLAGAATNPFNTGYFQGDPLAPLEAVTACPGIFGEGAYPGYPGNLMVDKISKASYNVYGANGRKFLLPAIWDLKSLKCKVTF encoded by the coding sequence ATGGCCATCATGCTAAGGAAGTCTCTGCTCTTTCCCCTTGTGTTTGCTTTGGCCCTAGCCCCACCCTCACATGGAGTGAACACATCTTCTTTAGCCCCCACATCCAACGCAATCCAGTACCACGGAGGTCCTCTCTTAACCACACCAAAGACCATCAACATCTACCTCATATGGTATGGAGCCTCCTCTGGAAAGGACAGAGCCTCCATAACCGATTTCTTCGCTTCCTTAAGTCGTTCTAATGGAGTAGCCCCCCACCAAGAACCCACTGCCGCAACATGGTGGAAATCTCTCCAGACATATACGGACAAGGCGGGGAACTCCATTCCCTGTATCGTTAGGCTTGTTAAACAAATCGGCGATATATATTCTTTAGGCAAGAACATTAAGCGCGCCCAAATAGCCAACTATGTCAAAAACAAGATAGAGACCAGGGCATTACCATTAGACTCCAATGGGATATACTTGGTTTTGACTGCTAGAGACGTGACAGTAGAGAGGTTTTGCATGGGATCATGTGGTTTTCATAGCAGCGTCACGGTGTCTACAAGGAGTAGGGTGGTGTATGCACATGTAGGAAACCCCTCGGTGCAGTGCCCTGGACTTTGTGCATGGCCTTTTTCACTTCCAGCTTACGGTCCGCCAGGCCCGGCCCTTGTGGCACCCAATGGCGTCGGAGCTGATGGCGTGGTTATTAACATTGCAACAGTTCTTGCCGGAGCTGCCACTAACCCTTTCAACACTGGGTATTTTCAAGGAGACCCCTTGGCTCCACTGGAGGCTGTTACTGCATGTCCAGGGATATTTGGTGAGGGGGCTTATCCAGGGTATCCAGGAAACTTGATGGTGGACAAAATCAGCAAGGCAAGTTACAATGTTTATGGCGCTAATGGCAGGAAATTCCTCCTCCCGGCGATATGGGACCTGAAGAGCTTGAAGTGCAAGGTTACCTTTTAA